A stretch of Mucilaginibacter terrae DNA encodes these proteins:
- a CDS encoding WcaF family extracellular polysaccharide biosynthesis acetyltransferase: protein MTDINEQSANMQSRVRLGDFNTAGFNRGAGKLKEISWYLIKMVFFLSAFPFPSSIKTTLLKLFGAKIGSGVNIKPRVNIHFPWKLEIGNDVWIGEEVFILNFEKTVIGNNACISQRAFLCGGNHDFKQPSMPYRNGPITLMDGAWVGASCFVGPGVTIGTDSVITAGSIVTGSIEANGIYRGNPAVFIKNRWAA from the coding sequence ATGACAGATATAAACGAACAATCAGCAAATATGCAATCACGTGTACGATTGGGCGATTTCAACACCGCAGGTTTTAACAGGGGGGCAGGTAAGCTTAAAGAAATTAGCTGGTACCTCATCAAAATGGTGTTTTTTCTCAGCGCTTTTCCATTTCCAAGCAGTATAAAAACGACATTGTTAAAGCTCTTTGGAGCAAAGATTGGAAGTGGGGTGAATATTAAACCACGTGTAAATATTCATTTTCCATGGAAGCTGGAGATTGGCAATGATGTATGGATTGGTGAAGAAGTATTTATTCTCAATTTCGAAAAAACAGTGATAGGCAATAATGCATGCATATCGCAACGGGCATTTTTATGTGGAGGTAACCATGATTTTAAGCAACCCTCTATGCCTTACCGTAACGGGCCTATTACACTAATGGATGGTGCATGGGTAGGGGCCTCCTGCTTTGTTGGCCCTGGTGTAACCATAGGTACCGATAGTGTTATTACTGCCGGTAGCATTGTAACCGGCAGTATTGAAGCTAATGGAATATACAGAGGCAATCCTGCAGTTTTTATAAAAAACAGGTGGGCTGCTTAG
- a CDS encoding acyltransferase — protein MFRKILTLILPWSLKRRALQKWFGYEIHPTAKLGLTWVFPHKLVMGPGARIDHFTAAVHLDYIELGKNASIGRSNWITGFSTHTESKHFKHQTNRKTELILGEEAAITKNHHIDCTSAIHIGRFSTIAGYNSQLLTHSIDVFENRQDSASITIGEYCFVGTNVVVLGGATLPAYSVLGAKSLLNRAYTETWMLYAGVPAKPIKQIPATAKYFTRTEGFVY, from the coding sequence ATGTTTCGTAAAATCCTTACATTAATTCTGCCGTGGTCGTTAAAAAGGCGTGCCCTGCAAAAATGGTTTGGGTACGAAATCCATCCAACGGCCAAACTGGGTTTAACGTGGGTTTTTCCGCATAAACTGGTTATGGGCCCGGGTGCGCGCATTGACCATTTTACAGCTGCCGTACATTTGGATTATATTGAACTGGGTAAAAATGCAAGCATAGGTCGTAGTAATTGGATAACCGGTTTTAGCACACATACTGAGTCAAAGCATTTTAAGCATCAAACCAACCGCAAAACCGAGTTAATTTTAGGCGAAGAAGCGGCTATAACCAAAAATCATCATATTGATTGTACCAGTGCTATACATATAGGCCGGTTTTCTACCATTGCCGGTTATAACTCGCAGTTGCTTACGCACTCAATAGATGTGTTTGAAAACAGGCAGGATAGCGCATCAATTACCATTGGTGAATATTGTTTTGTAGGCACCAACGTAGTGGTTTTGGGCGGCGCAACCTTGCCGGCGTATTCGGTATTAGGGGCTAAGTCGTTATTAAACCGTGCTTATACCGAAACGTGGATGTTGTATGCCGGAGTGCCGGCCAAGCCAATAAAACAAATTCCGGCAACGGCAAAATACTTTACCCGCACCGAGGGCTTTGTTTACTAA
- a CDS encoding XrtY-associated glycosyltransferase XYAG1, translating to MKILFIVPSYKPAYIYGGPIVVVALLAEQLVQMGNEVSVYTTTANGKTELDVTPGAEVLVDGVKVTYFKRVTGDHTHASPDLWKHLGKTVKQFDAVHIHSWWNLLVIGAAWVCKRNGVKPVLSPHGMFSNYILETNNSGKKRWIHKLIGKKMLENSWLHVSTQLEWDESQAIIPGWKGGIIPNLVKLSEKKYTRKHNDIFTIAFLSRVDPKKGLDVLVKALAGVDFDYKLKIAGSGEEEYISSIKKMAADLGNADKLEWVGWKNGEDKFEYLAGADLFALTSHSENFAIVVIESLSVGTPVMISNNVGLYQYIQKNDYGWVTDMQISEITAQLNAIAKATDKLQRINNELPGIIKHEYDGANLAKQYVDLYNKANSGKLA from the coding sequence ATGAAAATATTGTTTATTGTTCCTTCGTACAAACCGGCTTACATATATGGCGGCCCCATAGTGGTAGTGGCCTTGCTGGCCGAGCAGTTGGTACAAATGGGCAATGAAGTTAGCGTATACACCACTACTGCAAACGGTAAAACTGAGCTGGATGTAACACCCGGTGCCGAAGTACTGGTTGATGGCGTAAAGGTTACTTACTTTAAACGCGTAACCGGCGACCATACCCATGCCTCGCCTGATTTATGGAAGCATTTGGGTAAAACCGTGAAGCAGTTTGATGCCGTACACATACACTCATGGTGGAACCTGTTGGTTATTGGTGCAGCATGGGTGTGTAAACGTAACGGCGTTAAGCCTGTGCTGTCGCCGCATGGTATGTTTAGCAATTATATACTCGAAACCAATAACTCGGGCAAAAAGCGTTGGATACATAAGCTAATCGGGAAAAAAATGCTGGAGAATAGCTGGCTTCACGTTTCTACCCAATTAGAGTGGGACGAATCTCAGGCTATTATACCCGGTTGGAAAGGGGGCATCATCCCTAACCTGGTTAAGCTTTCAGAAAAAAAATACACACGTAAGCATAACGATATTTTTACGATTGCATTTCTTTCGCGTGTTGATCCTAAAAAGGGGCTTGACGTGTTGGTAAAAGCTTTGGCCGGTGTTGATTTTGATTACAAACTGAAAATTGCCGGTTCGGGCGAAGAAGAGTATATCAGCTCCATAAAAAAGATGGCTGCCGATTTGGGCAATGCCGATAAGCTGGAATGGGTAGGCTGGAAAAACGGCGAAGATAAGTTTGAGTACCTGGCTGGTGCCGACTTGTTTGCACTAACCTCTCACAGCGAAAACTTTGCCATCGTGGTTATCGAGTCTTTATCAGTAGGTACACCGGTAATGATCAGCAACAATGTTGGTCTGTATCAATACATCCAAAAAAATGATTACGGCTGGGTAACCGACATGCAAATAAGCGAAATAACCGCGCAGTTGAATGCAATAGCCAAAGCGACAGATAAATTGCAACGTATTAATAACGAATTGCCGGGCATTATTAAACACGAGTATGATGGTGCTAACCTGGCTAAGCAATATGTTGATTTATATAACAAGGCCAATTCGGGCAAACTGGCCTGA
- a CDS encoding MFS transporter: protein MAASTSHYTKAQHFKSIFGGSVGNLIEWYDWYAYSVFSLYFAGAFFPEESETAQLLNTAGIFAIGFLMRPVGGWLMGAYADRKGRKAALTLSVLLMSAGSLLITIVPGYRTIGIAAPIILVLARMLQGLSVGGEYGTAATYLSEIAPRNKQGLYSSFQYVTTTLGQLVALAALMLLERWLLGPAKLVAWGWRIPFGFGALLALSAIYLRRSLPETESYQQEAIVTEKRGSLNELAKYKREVLIICGFTIGLTVSYYTFSTYVQKFLVNSAGFSKPDATLITTTSLIVFMLVQPLAGLLGDYVGRKRIMIIYGVLALITTMPIMLLLSNTHNIWVATLLIIIALCILSLNTSISAIIKAELFPVNVRSLGVSLPYAFTVALFGGTAEYIGLWFKNIDHPNYFYVYLTVCIALSLWVSIIMPDPQRHSRIETK from the coding sequence ATGGCTGCATCTACCTCACATTATACCAAAGCACAGCATTTCAAATCAATTTTTGGAGGTTCGGTAGGCAACCTTATTGAATGGTACGATTGGTATGCCTATTCGGTTTTCTCCTTGTATTTTGCAGGGGCATTTTTTCCGGAGGAGAGCGAAACCGCGCAATTGCTGAACACGGCAGGCATATTTGCCATAGGCTTTTTAATGCGCCCGGTAGGCGGCTGGCTCATGGGGGCTTATGCCGACCGTAAGGGACGTAAAGCAGCACTCACACTATCGGTATTACTAATGAGCGCAGGTTCATTACTTATTACCATAGTGCCAGGCTATAGAACCATTGGTATTGCCGCTCCTATTATTTTAGTGCTGGCCCGAATGCTGCAGGGCCTGAGTGTTGGAGGCGAATACGGCACGGCGGCCACCTATTTAAGCGAAATTGCCCCACGCAATAAGCAGGGTCTATATTCCAGCTTTCAGTATGTAACCACTACGCTTGGCCAGTTGGTGGCGCTGGCAGCTTTAATGTTGTTAGAGCGATGGCTGCTTGGCCCTGCTAAACTGGTCGCGTGGGGTTGGCGTATACCTTTTGGCTTTGGTGCTTTGCTGGCACTATCGGCCATTTACCTGCGCCGCAGCCTGCCCGAAACAGAATCTTACCAGCAGGAAGCAATTGTTACCGAAAAGCGCGGCAGTTTAAACGAGCTGGCCAAGTATAAACGCGAGGTGCTCATCATTTGCGGCTTTACCATTGGTTTAACGGTTTCGTATTATACATTTTCTACCTACGTGCAAAAGTTCCTGGTTAATTCGGCGGGGTTTAGCAAGCCCGATGCAACATTGATAACTACCACCTCGCTCATTGTTTTTATGCTGGTACAGCCCCTGGCCGGTTTACTGGGCGACTATGTTGGCCGTAAACGTATTATGATTATTTACGGCGTATTGGCTTTAATAACTACCATGCCCATCATGTTGCTGCTGAGCAATACGCACAATATTTGGGTAGCTACCCTGCTCATAATTATTGCTTTGTGCATCCTGAGTTTAAACACATCCATATCGGCTATTATTAAAGCCGAACTGTTCCCGGTAAACGTGCGCTCGCTTGGGGTGAGTTTGCCTTATGCGTTTACCGTAGCGCTGTTTGGCGGCACTGCCGAGTACATTGGCTTATGGTTTAAAAACATCGATCATCCCAATTACTTCTACGTGTATTTAACCGTTTGTATTGCCCTGTCGTTATGGGTAAGCATCATCATGCCCGACCCGCAGCGGCATTCGAGAATTGAGACCAAATAA
- a CDS encoding GumC family protein, with protein MEDKNIEFENEPAGGKINIGKILKVFLSRWYWIAACIALTVTGAYVYLKFTPEVFSTGAIIRMAETKTTFTELVNLGDQSGGNNETEMFILKSQSLLESAVEKLDYPVAYYVKGRVKDINVYPKKPFPVEIVSADSLIRGILDFEILRKDASTFHLKYKKGGKEVKRICKFGQVLSFGNLKFIVREGIHMGNLDYKIHFNSIVNMVPEIRRNLNIISATKSSIITLKLTGSNPVLIADIVNSIVSEYIKNDADRKRQAATQTIDFIDSQLELFSEQRNKSQTALEDYKRNNDIVNLSSKAQTMLTRINTNESRRNELEIERLFINQLESELKQNRHAITLNLGVGGQTESLLSSLIANLNALIKDRNIKIEQFDEHSSIIQIIDEQIEQIKLAAINNTRLLKERNNKTIAFLDNEIAEIKQQLKGYPTDEQNLFNLQSNFDIKEKVYTFLNEKKLESEISRAATVANSSLVESAKPNFGAISPISASIYQNAVVFGLMLGLGLIFLVRSLSPYIHDHAEVQINSTVPILGMIKKHNEVLNDDDKQSLTLLNSKSAFAEAIRSVRTNLSFMQSDQSSKVICITSEVAGEGKSFVSVNLSNSLCLMDKKVILIAADLRRSRLHKTFDLTSDHKGLSEYLSNQSELTDIINKTPVENLSFISSGKIPPNPSELLHRDKMKELLAILKKEYDYVIVDTAPIGLISDAIPLIQLSDINIFVVRSGVSKISAVKLPARIDKEYRMNKSCIIMNAFEPNAFHASFFSSEGAEGNYNSYYYADYNYHSPYYDDEPRQKPLWKRIFGR; from the coding sequence ATGGAAGATAAGAATATTGAATTTGAGAATGAACCTGCCGGTGGTAAAATTAATATCGGTAAAATTCTTAAGGTTTTTCTCAGCCGTTGGTATTGGATTGCCGCTTGTATAGCCCTTACAGTTACCGGTGCTTACGTATATTTAAAGTTTACACCCGAAGTTTTCAGTACGGGAGCCATTATTAGGATGGCTGAAACAAAAACAACATTTACGGAACTTGTTAACCTTGGCGATCAATCGGGCGGGAACAACGAAACAGAAATGTTTATCCTGAAATCGCAATCGTTATTGGAGAGCGCTGTTGAGAAACTTGACTACCCTGTTGCTTATTATGTAAAAGGGAGAGTAAAAGACATTAATGTATACCCTAAAAAGCCGTTTCCTGTTGAAATTGTATCAGCCGATAGTTTGATAAGGGGAATACTTGACTTTGAGATTTTACGCAAAGATGCATCAACTTTTCATCTGAAATACAAAAAAGGAGGCAAAGAAGTAAAGCGTATTTGCAAATTTGGCCAAGTACTTTCATTCGGCAATTTGAAATTTATAGTGCGTGAGGGTATACACATGGGTAATCTCGACTATAAAATACATTTCAATTCAATTGTGAATATGGTGCCCGAGATTAGGCGTAATCTCAATATTATCAGTGCCACCAAATCTTCAATCATAACTTTAAAGCTCACCGGATCTAATCCTGTTTTAATTGCCGATATAGTAAATTCAATAGTATCTGAATACATTAAGAATGATGCCGATCGTAAAAGACAGGCCGCTACTCAAACTATTGATTTTATTGATAGCCAGTTAGAGCTGTTTTCTGAACAAAGAAATAAATCGCAAACAGCGCTTGAAGATTATAAGCGAAACAACGACATTGTTAACCTGAGCTCTAAAGCACAGACCATGTTAACCAGGATTAACACTAATGAGTCGCGCAGAAACGAATTGGAGATTGAGCGTTTGTTTATTAACCAGCTTGAATCAGAGTTAAAGCAAAACCGTCATGCCATTACACTCAACTTAGGTGTAGGAGGGCAAACCGAGTCTCTTCTATCGAGCTTAATAGCTAACCTTAATGCCTTAATCAAAGACCGGAATATAAAAATTGAGCAGTTTGATGAGCACTCATCAATTATTCAGATTATTGACGAGCAGATTGAACAAATTAAATTAGCCGCAATAAACAACACACGGTTGCTCAAAGAACGTAATAACAAAACAATAGCATTTTTAGATAACGAAATAGCTGAAATCAAGCAGCAATTAAAAGGTTATCCTACCGATGAGCAAAACCTGTTTAACCTGCAAAGTAATTTTGATATCAAGGAAAAGGTTTATACATTCCTTAACGAGAAAAAGCTTGAATCTGAAATCAGTCGTGCAGCTACAGTTGCTAATTCAAGTTTAGTTGAAAGTGCCAAGCCTAACTTTGGAGCCATAAGCCCTATTTCGGCCAGTATTTATCAAAATGCAGTTGTTTTTGGCCTTATGCTTGGACTTGGATTAATATTTCTCGTTCGCTCGTTAAGCCCTTATATACATGACCATGCTGAGGTTCAAATTAATTCAACTGTACCTATTTTAGGTATGATTAAAAAACATAACGAGGTTTTAAATGATGATGACAAGCAAAGTTTAACCCTGTTAAACTCCAAATCGGCATTTGCAGAGGCTATTCGATCGGTGCGTACCAATTTGAGCTTTATGCAAAGCGATCAATCTTCAAAAGTTATTTGTATTACTTCCGAAGTGGCAGGGGAGGGTAAATCGTTCGTGTCTGTAAACTTGTCGAACAGTTTGTGTTTGATGGATAAAAAAGTGATTCTGATTGCTGCGGATTTGAGAAGATCCCGCCTGCACAAAACATTCGACCTTACATCTGATCATAAAGGCTTGAGTGAGTATTTGTCCAATCAATCAGAACTTACTGATATTATCAACAAAACGCCGGTTGAAAACCTGTCATTCATATCCTCAGGCAAAATACCACCAAATCCATCCGAACTTTTGCACCGCGACAAAATGAAGGAATTATTGGCTATTTTGAAAAAAGAGTATGACTATGTTATTGTTGATACGGCGCCTATTGGTTTAATATCTGATGCTATTCCGTTAATTCAGCTGTCTGATATTAATATATTCGTAGTGCGTTCAGGGGTATCAAAAATTAGTGCGGTTAAATTACCTGCCCGTATTGATAAAGAGTACAGGATGAATAAATCATGTATCATCATGAATGCTTTTGAGCCTAATGCTTTTCATGCCAGCTTCTTCTCATCAGAGGGTGCCGAGGGTAATTACAATAGCTACTATTATGCCGATTATAATTATCATTCGCCATATTATGATGATGAACCGCGTCAAAAACCGTTGTGGAAACGCATTTTTGGCCGTTAA
- a CDS encoding glycosyltransferase family 2 protein, whose product MKAGQNVLQALILTKNEEPNIKRVLDKLTWIERVVVLDSGSTDATLNIIKAYPNVEVVYRAFDSFAQQCNYGLDLLTSEWVLSLDADYVLTDDFITETQQILSSPGNNVGYFTRFEFLVFGRQLVSNNTTPRAVLFKLNAGSYFDDGHAHRLKIEGLTGNYKAKILHDDRKSLSRWLANQDGYSVKECDKLLHNNGEKLSFSAKIRRNKVIAPFFVFFYSLFVKGLIFNGWAGWHYTLQRTMVEILLAIRLIEEEKLK is encoded by the coding sequence ATGAAAGCAGGACAAAACGTTTTACAAGCCTTAATACTTACCAAAAACGAAGAACCCAATATAAAACGGGTGCTTGATAAACTTACCTGGATTGAACGTGTGGTAGTATTAGATAGCGGAAGCACCGATGCAACGCTTAATATTATTAAGGCTTACCCCAATGTGGAAGTAGTTTATCGTGCTTTCGATAGTTTTGCACAGCAATGCAATTACGGCTTGGATTTACTCACAAGTGAGTGGGTGTTAAGCTTGGATGCCGATTATGTATTAACTGATGATTTTATAACCGAAACACAGCAGATATTATCTTCTCCGGGCAATAACGTAGGTTATTTCACCCGTTTTGAATTTTTGGTTTTTGGCCGTCAATTGGTAAGTAATAACACTACACCACGTGCCGTATTGTTTAAGCTCAATGCCGGTTCATACTTTGACGACGGACACGCGCACCGTCTTAAAATTGAAGGTTTAACGGGGAATTACAAAGCCAAAATACTGCATGACGACCGTAAATCCCTCTCGCGTTGGTTGGCTAACCAGGATGGGTATTCAGTAAAAGAATGTGATAAGTTGCTGCATAACAATGGCGAAAAACTATCGTTTAGCGCAAAAATTAGGCGAAATAAGGTGATTGCGCCATTCTTTGTATTCTTTTATTCGTTGTTTGTAAAAGGTTTAATATTTAATGGTTGGGCAGGCTGGCATTATACTTTGCAGCGCACAATGGTGGAAATATTATTGGCCATAAGGCTTATAGAAGAAGAAAAACTGAAATAG
- a CDS encoding polysaccharide biosynthesis/export family protein, which yields MFHTAKPVNVDSIKDVYVLQPGSDPDQKTHIITISDILSIRNLQNPNLISGLSSGMSFTSTILPYRVDADSTVALPVIGRVNLVGLTMLQAEKKLTEIYQKPPLMLRDPIINITVTNAKVTLLGEANRQGNFLLVKERTTLIELLGEAGGLNVRANKKTVQIIRGNPKNPQVIYVNLRNINALASDKLLLQNNDIIYIQPNRFSLGIDQLQQILPYISAVTLLINTGLLIDRITSR from the coding sequence ATGTTTCATACTGCCAAACCTGTTAATGTTGATAGCATTAAAGATGTTTATGTATTACAGCCGGGAAGCGACCCCGACCAAAAAACGCATATAATTACTATAAGCGATATATTGAGTATCCGCAACCTGCAAAACCCTAACCTTATTTCCGGATTATCATCTGGTATGTCGTTTACTTCAACCATTTTACCTTACAGGGTTGATGCTGATAGTACTGTGGCCTTACCAGTTATAGGCCGTGTTAATTTGGTTGGCCTTACCATGTTGCAAGCCGAAAAAAAGCTGACAGAGATTTACCAGAAGCCGCCTTTGATGTTGCGCGATCCCATTATTAATATTACCGTAACCAATGCTAAGGTTACACTTTTGGGAGAAGCAAACAGGCAAGGAAATTTTTTATTGGTTAAAGAGCGTACTACACTTATAGAATTGCTTGGTGAGGCCGGTGGATTAAATGTGCGGGCCAACAAAAAAACAGTTCAGATCATAAGAGGTAATCCTAAAAATCCGCAGGTTATATATGTTAACCTGCGTAATATTAATGCTTTAGCAAGCGATAAGTTGTTGCTTCAAAATAATGATATTATTTATATTCAACCTAATCGCTTTTCGCTTGGTATCGACCAGCTTCAGCAAATCTTGCCTTACATAAGTGCGGTAACACTCCTTATAAATACCGGCTTGTTAATTGACAGGATAACATCACGATAA
- a CDS encoding glycosyltransferase family 4 protein, with protein MGKVIVLHPTGNTFLRAIATSLAKAGKLEAFYTSVASFPGSTLQKLGGIGPLAEIKRREFDPILQPYTHMYPWIELGHVISNKLKLKSLTAHEKGVFSMDNIYQSLDKHVAGQLSKFSKAGLSSVYAYEDGALATFEKAKAMNLKCAYDLPIAYWETGRRLMNEEALRLPQWAVTLGGGIQDSSAKLERKVAELQLADAVIVPGNFVKDSLPDWAQNKEIIVSPFGSPVTPSYNAAAKQHDPNKPLRVLFAGSMGQRKGLGDLFEAVKMLNTPNVELVVMGSLLTDADFYKNQFPGFTYEKGRPHAQVLELMRTCDVFCLPSIVEGRALVMQEAMSQGLPLIITPNTGGDDLVIEGETGFLVPIRSPEAIAGKITWFLENRDKIKDMGIRAQQHAAAYTWEKYANNIMPAII; from the coding sequence GGTTCAACGCTGCAAAAGCTTGGCGGGATAGGGCCATTGGCCGAAATTAAACGCCGCGAATTTGACCCTATTCTCCAGCCTTATACGCACATGTACCCCTGGATTGAGTTAGGGCATGTAATAAGTAACAAACTTAAACTCAAAAGCCTTACTGCACACGAAAAGGGTGTGTTTAGTATGGATAATATTTATCAAAGTTTAGATAAGCACGTTGCCGGCCAGCTTTCAAAGTTTTCAAAAGCAGGTTTAAGCAGCGTTTATGCCTACGAAGATGGTGCACTGGCCACGTTTGAAAAAGCAAAAGCCATGAACCTTAAATGCGCATATGATTTACCCATAGCCTATTGGGAAACAGGTAGAAGGTTGATGAACGAAGAGGCTTTGCGTTTGCCACAATGGGCTGTTACACTGGGTGGCGGCATTCAGGATTCGTCAGCAAAACTGGAACGTAAGGTTGCCGAATTGCAACTGGCCGATGCGGTTATAGTACCAGGTAATTTTGTAAAAGATTCACTGCCCGATTGGGCTCAAAATAAAGAGATCATAGTTTCTCCTTTTGGTTCGCCGGTAACCCCTTCCTATAATGCCGCTGCTAAACAACATGACCCTAATAAGCCGCTGCGGGTATTATTTGCAGGATCAATGGGGCAGCGTAAAGGGCTTGGTGATTTGTTTGAGGCGGTAAAAATGCTCAATACCCCAAACGTGGAGTTGGTGGTAATGGGCTCACTATTAACCGATGCAGATTTCTATAAAAATCAGTTTCCGGGTTTTACTTACGAAAAAGGACGCCCTCACGCGCAAGTACTCGAATTAATGCGCACATGTGATGTTTTCTGCTTACCTTCAATTGTTGAAGGCAGGGCATTGGTTATGCAGGAAGCCATGAGCCAGGGACTGCCACTTATTATAACGCCTAACACCGGTGGCGACGATTTGGTAATTGAGGGCGAAACAGGTTTTCTCGTGCCCATCAGATCGCCCGAAGCAATTGCCGGAAAGATTACGTGGTTTCTTGAAAACAGGGACAAGATAAAAGATATGGGCATACGCGCACAACAACACGCCGCAGCATACACCTGGGAGAAATACGCAAATAACATAATGCCTGCTATTATTTAA
- a CDS encoding glycosyltransferase family 4 protein, with product MKVILISNYIPDGQESMKRFAEMLHREYPTFGIETELWYPTVLFGSGFKSTNAGLGKWLGYIDKWILFPLILRWRVLVGGLNKPGVHFHIGDHSNSPYLAHLPSNQSLITCHDVIAIRAGLGFTDSNQQASSFGKILQRWILGNLKKAKRLATVSQFTLNQLKELAPEVKDKKWEVILNPFNAEFGPLSEAEKDRLLQNTGIKNGQKFILHIGSGLPRKNRPMLLKMVNELSDKWDGYICYAGDEPDSELLDTAKQYGLQDRVVYIIKPPHEVLRALYNACEAFVFPSFNEGFGWPLIEAQACGAPVIASNFEPMPEVSGGAAIHADPYKPQEFAEALLRLQDEHFRSELIAKGFENCKRFQMEKIMKQYIALHEAQVS from the coding sequence ATGAAAGTAATCCTGATATCTAACTACATCCCCGATGGGCAGGAAAGCATGAAGCGTTTTGCCGAAATGCTTCACCGCGAGTACCCAACGTTTGGCATCGAAACCGAATTATGGTATCCCACGGTACTCTTTGGCTCAGGTTTTAAATCAACCAATGCCGGTTTGGGTAAATGGTTAGGATATATTGATAAATGGATTTTGTTTCCGTTGATTTTGCGTTGGCGGGTATTAGTAGGCGGCTTAAATAAGCCGGGCGTACATTTTCACATAGGTGATCATTCCAATTCGCCTTACCTGGCTCACCTACCGTCCAACCAATCGCTAATCACCTGCCATGATGTAATTGCCATACGCGCCGGGTTAGGATTTACCGATTCAAATCAGCAGGCATCATCATTCGGTAAAATTTTGCAAAGGTGGATTTTAGGAAATTTAAAAAAGGCTAAACGCTTGGCTACGGTATCGCAGTTTACCTTAAATCAGTTAAAAGAGCTTGCACCTGAAGTAAAAGATAAAAAATGGGAGGTAATACTTAATCCGTTTAATGCCGAATTTGGCCCCCTAAGCGAGGCCGAAAAAGATCGTTTGTTGCAAAATACAGGTATCAAAAACGGGCAAAAGTTTATTCTGCATATAGGCTCAGGGTTACCGCGTAAAAACCGGCCCATGCTGCTAAAAATGGTAAATGAGCTTAGTGACAAATGGGATGGATACATTTGCTATGCTGGTGATGAACCGGATAGTGAATTGTTAGATACAGCCAAGCAGTACGGCTTGCAAGACAGGGTAGTTTACATCATTAAACCACCTCATGAGGTATTGCGTGCACTTTACAATGCTTGCGAAGCCTTCGTGTTTCCTTCGTTTAACGAAGGGTTTGGCTGGCCTTTAATTGAGGCACAGGCCTGTGGTGCACCGGTAATAGCCAGCAACTTTGAACCTATGCCCGAGGTAAGCGGCGGAGCGGCCATTCATGCCGACCCCTACAAGCCCCAGGAGTTTGCCGAAGCTTTGCTCCGTTTACAGGATGAGCATTTTCGCTCTGAACTTATTGCAAAAGGCTTTGAGAATTGCAAAAGGTTCCAAATGGAAAAGATTATGAAACAATATATAGCGCTTCATGAAGCACAGGTATCTTAA